From a single Lonchura striata isolate bLonStr1 chromosome 13, bLonStr1.mat, whole genome shotgun sequence genomic region:
- the CIDEC gene encoding lipid transferase CIDEC has product MEYAKSLSQRLAAPVSKCVSASASVTQQLLAGPAPRPRPFRVCSWDRSLRKGVTAPSLAELLRQAQSALALPVPIALVLDEDGTAVETESFFRTLEEGTALMALSKGQSWTAPKMRGYQASLSRKPPRRIDVACVTFDLYKTHPKDLGCLNVKATLYGTYTMSYDLRCHGARRLVKEALRWALLSMQATGHVLLGTSCYMQQLLDATEEEQKEEEKSPLPLQSLLPRSLPALPYKKMSQ; this is encoded by the exons ATGGAATACGCCAAATCCCTGAGCCAGCGCCTGGCTGCCCCCGTGTCCAA aTGTGTCTCGGCCAGTGCCTCCGTgacccagcagctgctggccggcccggccccacggccccGACCCTTCCGAGTCTGCAGCTGGGACCGCAGCCTGCGCAAGGGCGTCACGGCCCCGAGCCTCGCCGAGCTGCTGCGCCAG GCTCAGAGCGCCCTGGCGCTGCCCGTGCCCATCGCGCTGGTGCTGGATGAGGATGGCACGGCGGTGGAGACCGAGTCCTTCTTCCGCACGCTGGAGGAGGGCACGGCCCTGATGGCCCTGAGCAAGGGGCAGAGCTGGACTGCGCCCAAG ATGCGTGGCTACCAGGCCAGCCTGTCCCGCAAGCCCCCGCGCAGGATCGACGTCGCCTGCGTCACTTTTGACCTGTACAAGACCCACCCCAAGGACCTGGGCTGCCTCAACGTCAAAGCCACCCTCTATGGCACCTACACCATGTCCTACGACCTGCGCTGCCACGGCGCCCGGCGCCTGGTCAA ggaagcCCTGCGCTGGGCGCTGCTCAGCATGCAGGCCACGGGCCACGTCCTGCTGGGCACCTCGTGCTacatgcagcagctgctggatgccaccgaggaggagcagaaggaggaggagaagagccCGCTGCCCCTCCAGAGCCTCCTGCCCCGCAGCCTCCCCGCCCTGCCCTACAAGAAGATGTCGCAGTGA